The Streptomyces laurentii region ACGGCATCATCGCCCGGCTCCAGGACGTGCGCGCCCGTCTGGGCGCCCAGGTGCTGCTCGCCGAGGCGGAACTGCCGGGCGGCCCCGTGCCGCGCTGCGCGCTCACACCGGACGACGACGCACACGATCACGATCACGATCACGAACACGAACACGGACTGGGAGGGTGAGGACGATGATCCGAGCGAAGGGCGTGGCCGAGGTCACCGACGCCGACTTCGACACCGAGGTGCTGGGCGCGGAGCTGCCGGTGCTCGTGGAGTTCACCGCCGACTGGTGCGGCCCGTGCCGTCAGCTTGCGCCGGTGCTGAGCGCGGTCGCGGAGGAGGAGGCCGGCCGGCTGAAGGTGGTCCAGATCGACGCCGACACCAACCCGGCGACCGTCATCCGCTACGGCGTCCTGTCCATGCCGACCCTGATGGTCTTCCGGTCCGGCGAACCCGTGACGTCGATGGTCGGCGCCCGCCCCAAGCGCCGTCTCCTGGACGAGCTGGCCGCCGTCCGCTGACCCGGGGCGAGGCGGTGCGAGGAAACCCCGTACCCGGGTGACGGCCCCCTCTGCCAGAATCGCCCGGGTGTACGAAACGCATGTGACGGTCCGTTGTCCGAGCGAGGCGGAGGCGGCCCGGCTCGGCGCGTGGGCGGCGGAGCGGGGCCTGAAGCTCGGCACCATCGTCCTGGCCCGGGGCCGGATGACCGTCCAGCCGATGCTGACCCTGCCCGACCGCACGGGCCACCCGGCGGTCGTGGCCGGGCTGCGCGCGGCCGGGTTCGAGCCGGTGCGGGTCAAGGTCGAGACGGTGCCGTGGAGCACGGAACCGGCCGGCCCGGGCGGCGGTTACTTCGAGCATCACGTCAAGCTGGCGCTGCCCGCCGGCCACGACCGCGCCGCGCTCGAAGCCCTCGTCGTCCCGTACGGCGCGCACGTCTCGTGGAACGCCCGCCGGGTCCTGCCGGGCCCGGGCGGCCGGCACGAACGCTTCGTCACCCGGCGCCACCCGGGCCCGGCGGCCGAGGCGGCCGGGGCCTGCGACACGTTCACCGCCACGCTGCTGGCGGCCGGATACGAGGTCGTCGCCGAAGAACGGGAGCTCGTCCTGTCCGACAGCGATCTGTCGGTGGACGAGGGCTGGCTGGAGGCGAGCGCGTG contains the following coding sequences:
- a CDS encoding hypothetical protein (identified by MetaGeneAnnotator; putative;~sequence version:1) — protein: MTAPSARIARVYETHVTVRCPSEAEAARLGAWAAERGLKLGTIVLARGRMTVQPMLTLPDRTGHPAVVAGLRAAGFEPVRVKVETVPWSTEPAGPGGGYFEHHVKLALPAGHDRAALEALVVPYGAHVSWNARRVLPGPGGRHERFVTRRHPGPAAEAAGACDTFTATLLAAGYEVVAEERELVLSDSDLSVDEGWLEASA
- a CDS encoding thioredoxin (TRX family; composed of two groups: Group I, which includes proteins that exclusively encode a TRX domain; and Group II, which are composed of fusion proteins of TRX and additional domains. Group I TRX isa small ancient protein that alter the redox...; cd02947;~catalytic residues [active];~identified by MetaGeneAnnotator; putative;~thioredoxin [Streptomyces pristinaespiralis ATCC25486]) yields the protein MIRAKGVAEVTDADFDTEVLGAELPVLVEFTADWCGPCRQLAPVLSAVAEEEAGRLKVVQIDADTNPATVIRYGVLSMPTLMVFRSGEPVTSMVGARPKRRLLDELAAVR